In Pyrus communis chromosome 8, drPyrComm1.1, whole genome shotgun sequence, one genomic interval encodes:
- the LOC137742618 gene encoding calcium-dependent protein kinase 8-like, whose product MGNCCVTLGTSGQNKQKKINNKTNPFATDFGGINGKDGDGKLCVLKDPTGRDISAQYDLGRELGRGEFGVTYLCTEASLDEKFACKSISKKKLRTAVDIEDVRREVEIMRHLPPHPNIVTLKDTYEDDDAVHIVMELCEGGELFDRIVARGHYTERAAAGVMRTIVEVVQMCHKHGVMHRDLKPENFLFANKKETASLKAIDFGLSVFFKPGEQFNEIVGSPYYMAPEVLKRNYGPEVDIWSAGVILYILLCGVPPFWAETEQGVAQAIIRSAIDFKRDPWPRVSDNAKDLVKKMLNPDPKKRLTAQEVLDHHWIQNAKKAPNVPLGETVRARLKQFSIMNKLKKRALGVIADHLSLEEVAGIKEAFQMMDAGNKGKVTIEELRSGIQQLGQNIPDPDLQILMEAADVDGDGALNYGEFVAVMVHLKRMANDEHLHKAFSFFDQNQSGYIEIEELRNALTDDVDIGGEEVIHAIMHDVDTDKDGRISYEEFAVMMKAGTDWRKASRQYSRERFNSISLKLMREGSLQLANEGR is encoded by the exons AGATTTCGGTGGCATTAATGGAAAAGATGGTGATGGGAAATTGTGTGTCTTGAAAGACCCTACAGGTCGAGACATTTCGGCCCAATACGACCTGGGACGCGAGCTTGGCCGAGGCGAATTCGGAGTAACATATCTATGCACAGAGGCATCCTTAGACGAAAAGTTTGCTTGCAAATCAATATCGAAGAAAAAGCTAAGGACTGCGGTGGATATTGAGGATGTGAGGAGGGAAGTTGAGATAATGCGGCATTTGCCTCCACACCCAAATATTGTGACATTGAAGGACACTTATGAGGATGATGATGCAGTTCACATTGTGATGGAGTTGTGCGAGGGTGGTGAGTTGTTTGACCGCATTGTTGCTAGGGGTCATTACACAGAACGGGCCGCTGCAGGCGTAATGAGGACAATTGTTGAAGTTGTCCAG ATGTGTCATAAACATGGAGTAATGCATCGGGATCTCAAACCAGAGAACTTCTTATTTGCAAATAAGAAGGAAACGGCCTCTTTGAAAGCAATAGATTTTGGATTGTCTGTGTTTTTCAAACCTG GTGAGCAATTTAACGAGATAGTGGGAAGTCCATACTACATGGCTCCAGAGGTTTTGAAGCGCAACTATGGACCTGAGGTTGATATCTGGAGTGCTGGGGTTATCTTGTATATTTTACTTTGTGGCGTTCCACCTTTCTGGGCAG AAACTGAACAAGGGGTAGCACAAGCAATTATTCGATCTGCCATTGACTTCAAGAGGGACCCCTGGCCTAGAGTGTCAGATAATGCAAAGGACCTAGTGAAGAAAATGCTAAATCCTGATCCAAAGAAGCGGTTGACAGCTCAGGAAGTGCTTG aTCATCATTGGATTCAAAATGCCAAGAAGGCCCCAAATGTCCCGCTTGGTGAGACTGTGAGAGCAAGGTTGAAGCAATTTTCTATAATGAACAAGCTGAAAAAAAGAGCTCTAGGG GTCATAGCTGACCATTTGTCACTTGAGGAAGTAGCTGGCATAAAAGAGGCTTTTCAAATGATGGACGCTGGCAACAAGGGCAAGGTAACCATAGAGGAGCTACGAAGCGGGATACAACAGCTGGGGCAAAATATTCCTGATCCAGATCTTCAAATACTAATGGAAGCG GCTGATGTTGATGGGGATGGAGCTCTCAACTATGGAGAGTTTGTTGCTGTTATGGTTCACCTTAAAAGGATGGCAAATGACGAGCACCTACATAAAGCCTTTTCATTCTTCGATCAAAACCAAAGTGGTTACATAGAAATTGAAGAATTAAGAAATGCTTTAACTGATGATGTTGACATAGGTGGTGAGGAAGTCATCCATGCAATTATGCACGACGTAGACACAGATAAG GATGGGCGCATCAGTTACGAGGAGTTTGCTGTTATGATGAAGGCTGGTACAGATTGGAGAAAAGCATCCAGGCAATATTCACGGGAAAGATTCAACAGCATAAGCTTGAAGTTGATGAGAGAAGGGTCTTTACAGTTAGCCAATGAGGGTAGATGA